The following are encoded together in the Naumannella cuiyingiana genome:
- a CDS encoding aspartate aminotransferase family protein: MAYEINDPRLQYLTRYGGTWAPFVATSASGSFVEDADGRKVLDFTSGQMSSILGHGHPEIVETVSAAVRDLDHLFSGMVSEPLLAAGEALGTLVPGLDRVLLLTTGAESNEAAIRMAKLVTGGWEVAGFAQSWHGMTGAAAGATYSAGRRGYGPAPVGSAAIFAPNAYRPRFTDADGNLDWQTELADGFDLLDRQTADGRAAFIAEPILSSGGILELPDGYLAALRAACHRRGMLLIIDEAQTGVGRTGSMFAFQRDDIVPDIVTLSKTLGAGLPVAAVLTTAEIEERAHERGYLFYTTHVSDPLAASVAAKVIEIVVRDRLADRATAAGARLRSALAELQTRHECIGDIRGRGLLLGMEIVADRESKQPAPEVGDAITRRCMELGLSMNVVSLPGAGGVFRIAPPLTVSDAEIDLGAEIIDRAIADVTG, from the coding sequence ATGGCGTACGAGATCAATGACCCGAGGCTTCAGTACCTGACCCGGTACGGCGGCACCTGGGCGCCGTTCGTGGCAACGAGCGCCTCCGGTTCGTTCGTCGAGGACGCCGACGGCCGCAAGGTCCTCGACTTCACCAGCGGGCAGATGAGTTCCATCCTCGGCCACGGGCATCCGGAGATCGTCGAGACGGTCAGCGCGGCGGTACGCGACCTTGATCATCTTTTCTCCGGCATGGTCTCCGAGCCGCTGCTCGCGGCGGGGGAGGCCCTCGGCACGCTCGTGCCCGGCCTGGACCGCGTCCTCCTGCTCACCACCGGCGCCGAGTCCAACGAGGCGGCCATCCGGATGGCCAAGCTCGTCACCGGCGGCTGGGAGGTCGCCGGCTTCGCCCAGAGCTGGCACGGTATGACCGGCGCCGCCGCCGGCGCGACCTACTCAGCGGGCCGGCGCGGCTACGGACCGGCACCGGTTGGCTCGGCCGCGATCTTCGCGCCGAACGCCTATCGGCCACGGTTCACCGATGCCGACGGCAACCTCGACTGGCAGACCGAACTGGCCGACGGTTTCGACCTGCTCGACCGGCAGACCGCCGACGGCCGGGCCGCCTTCATCGCCGAGCCCATCCTGTCCTCCGGCGGCATTCTCGAGCTGCCCGACGGCTACCTTGCCGCGCTCCGAGCCGCCTGCCACCGGCGCGGGATGTTGTTGATCATCGACGAGGCGCAGACCGGAGTCGGGCGTACCGGATCGATGTTCGCCTTCCAGCGCGACGACATCGTGCCCGACATCGTCACCTTGTCCAAGACCCTCGGCGCCGGCCTGCCCGTCGCGGCCGTCCTCACCACCGCCGAGATCGAGGAGCGCGCCCACGAGCGCGGCTATCTCTTCTACACGACTCACGTCTCCGACCCGCTCGCCGCCTCGGTCGCCGCCAAGGTGATCGAGATCGTCGTGCGCGACCGCCTCGCCGACCGCGCGACCGCCGCCGGCGCCCGGTTGCGCTCGGCCCTGGCCGAGCTGCAGACCCGGCACGAGTGCATCGGCGACATCCGCGGCCGCGGCCTGCTGCTCGGCATGGAGATCGTCGCCGACCGCGAGTCGAAGCAACCGGCCCCCGAGGTCGGCGACGCGATCACCCGCCGCTGCATGGAGCTCGGCCTGTCGATGAACGTGGTCAGCCTGCCCGGTGCCGGCGGCGTGTTCCGCATCGCGCCGCCGCTCACCGTCAGCGACGCCGAGATCGACCTCGGCGCGGAGATCATCGACCGCGCCATCGCCGACGTCACCGGCTGA
- a CDS encoding TetR/AcrR family transcriptional regulator, which produces MTSRDRILDAAGRILVRDGGDAVTIAAVAREAGVSKGGLFYHFASKELLIDGLIARYVATFDELIIGAGEEPGAATEAYLRSAERTSGPAGQPVIALLAAAVVNPRALDSLRERYRAWQDRLDRDGVPAEVAATIRFAVDGLWLADTLDLAPARGAARQRMIGELRALLAR; this is translated from the coding sequence GTGACTTCTCGGGACCGGATCCTCGACGCGGCCGGGCGGATCCTGGTCCGCGACGGCGGGGACGCGGTGACGATCGCGGCGGTGGCGCGCGAGGCGGGGGTGAGCAAGGGCGGGCTGTTCTATCACTTCGCGTCGAAGGAGTTGTTGATCGACGGGTTGATCGCGCGCTATGTGGCCACGTTCGACGAGTTGATCATCGGGGCCGGCGAGGAGCCGGGGGCGGCGACCGAGGCGTACCTGCGGTCGGCGGAGCGCACCAGCGGTCCGGCGGGCCAGCCGGTGATCGCGCTGCTCGCGGCGGCGGTGGTCAACCCGCGGGCGCTGGACTCGCTGCGGGAGCGCTACCGGGCGTGGCAGGACCGGTTGGACCGCGACGGCGTACCCGCGGAGGTGGCGGCCACGATCCGGTTCGCGGTGGACGGCCTGTGGCTCGCGGACACACTTGATCTTGCTCCGGCCCGCGGCGCGGCGCGGCAACGGATGATCGGCGAGCTGCGGGCGTTGCTGGCGCGCTGA
- a CDS encoding glycoside hydrolase family 16 protein: MRRLGRGLALAVLGSTALLCTPMPAQAAPPAGTWQLELADEFNGTALDTNIWNVAEQGDHSADRVTVAGGALLLSAREDGGWSTGAVSTGGADQGVALAPGSYLETRLRVPKGAAYRPAVRLTPAEPDDAPDRDTTTITALEVTGTPTAARLGLRTPDGPCTDAGAAACTATLPTPPELLAEGDHTIGLAWRDDRLDYYVDGDLVLSLTEQIPTGPLVLDLALDVDPGAGSSIDDEASLRVDYVRIYRAADPAHVQISA; the protein is encoded by the coding sequence ATGCGACGGCTGGGCCGCGGGCTTGCGCTCGCCGTGCTGGGCAGCACCGCACTGTTGTGCACCCCGATGCCGGCCCAGGCCGCACCCCCGGCCGGCACCTGGCAGCTCGAACTGGCCGACGAGTTCAACGGAACCGCCCTCGACACCAACATCTGGAATGTCGCCGAGCAGGGCGACCACAGCGCCGACCGGGTCACCGTCGCCGGCGGGGCGCTGCTGCTGTCGGCCCGCGAGGACGGGGGCTGGTCCACCGGCGCCGTCAGCACCGGCGGCGCCGACCAGGGGGTCGCGCTCGCCCCCGGCAGCTACCTGGAGACCCGCCTGCGGGTGCCGAAGGGAGCGGCGTACCGCCCCGCCGTCCGGCTCACCCCGGCCGAACCGGACGACGCACCCGACCGCGACACCACGACGATCACCGCCCTGGAGGTGACGGGTACGCCAACCGCGGCGCGGCTCGGTCTGCGCACCCCGGACGGCCCGTGTACCGACGCCGGAGCCGCCGCCTGCACCGCGACGCTGCCGACCCCACCCGAACTACTCGCCGAGGGCGACCACACCATCGGCCTGGCGTGGCGCGACGACCGGCTCGACTACTACGTCGACGGCGACCTCGTGCTCAGCCTCACCGAGCAGATTCCCACCGGGCCGCTGGTGCTCGACCTGGCTCTCGATGTCGACCCGGGCGCCGGCTCGTCGATCGACGACGAGGCCAGCCTGCGGGTCGACTACGTCCGGATCTACCGGGCCGCCGACCCCGCGCACGTCCAGATCTCGGCCTGA
- a CDS encoding zinc-binding dehydrogenase: MRRGCGPIGRPRSCRWRPSSPGWFASRAKAGASPRSSPIAPGAILAAALPGRTSTSPEFDRPSRRHLNELARLIDRGDLTRLIARRFPLTHIDEAHHHLETDPTPGKRVIDIVT; the protein is encoded by the coding sequence GTGCGTCGAGGGTGCGGTCCGATTGGCCGCCCTCGCTCTTGTCGGTGGAGACCAAGTTCGCCAGGCTGGTTCGCGTCGCGCGCAAAGGCGGGCGCGTCGCCGCGGTCGTCCCCGATCGCCCCGGGCGCCATCCTCGCCGCGGCCCTCCCGGGCAGGACATCCACCAGCCCGGAATTCGACCGCCCATCCCGACGCCACCTGAACGAACTCGCCCGCCTCATCGATCGCGGGGACCTCACACGACTGATCGCCCGACGCTTCCCTCTCACACACATCGACGAGGCACACCATCACCTGGAGACAGATCCCACACCCGGCAAACGGGTGATCGACATCGTCACGTGA
- a CDS encoding DUF5360 family protein yields the protein MQPQPRRLPAARKAALVVTDLGLLAYWALTALGVISVGEGAWLKAWNWSFFPLDALAIAAGLVWSLLPRGHRWSVPAYVTALALTHAAGLMALSFFALWGSWDASWWAVNLWLALLPVALALASGLVACRTPNWA from the coding sequence ATGCAGCCCCAACCCCGCCGCCTGCCGGCCGCCCGCAAGGCCGCCCTCGTCGTCACCGATCTCGGTCTGCTCGCCTATTGGGCCCTGACCGCCCTCGGCGTGATCTCCGTCGGCGAGGGGGCCTGGCTCAAGGCCTGGAACTGGTCGTTCTTCCCGCTCGACGCCCTGGCGATCGCCGCCGGCCTGGTCTGGTCACTGCTGCCCAGGGGCCACCGCTGGTCGGTGCCCGCCTACGTCACCGCGCTCGCCCTCACCCATGCCGCCGGGCTGATGGCGCTCAGCTTCTTTGCGCTGTGGGGGAGCTGGGACGCCTCCTGGTGGGCGGTCAATCTCTGGCTCGCGCTGCTGCCGGTCGCCCTCGCGCTGGCTTCCGGTCTCGTCGCGTGCAGGACCCCGAACTGGGCCTGA